In Papilio machaon chromosome W, ilPapMach1.1, whole genome shotgun sequence, a single genomic region encodes these proteins:
- the LOC123723292 gene encoding MOG interacting and ectopic P-granules protein 1-like has translation MQQPSISITPLPRQPLPVLPQPAHQNKGSFVICEICDGYIKDLEQLRNHMQWIHKVKIHPKIIYNRPPLNCQKCQCRFFTDQGLERHLLGSHGLVTSSMQEAANKGKDAGRCPVCGRVYQWKLLNHVARDHNLTLKPAHLSYKCTVCTATFGMYKQFESHVYSAHSVVAKRVMDKSKIPPAKPTNDSLLKPLKINDEITIIPQSAKPASAAKQK, from the exons ATGCAGCAGCCCTCAATATCTATAACACCGCTGCCGCGCCAGCCGCTGCCCGTCCTACCTCAGCCGGCGCACCAGAACAAGGGCTCGTTCGTCATCTGCGAGATCTGTGATGGCTACATAAAAGACCTGGAGCAGCTCCGCAACCACATGCAGTGGATACACAAGGTCAAGATACATCCCAAGATTATATATAACAGGCCACCGTTGAACTGTCAGAAGTGTCAGTGCAG GTTCTTCACAGATCAAGGTCTTGAGAGACATCTTTTGGGTTCACACGGTCTTGTCACCAGCTCTATGCAGGAAGCCGCCAACAAGGGTAAAGACGCCGGAAGATGTCCAGTGTGTGGAAGG GTGTACCAATGGAAGTTGCTCAACCATGTTGCTCGGGATCACAATCTGACATTAAAGCCGGCACATTTATCCTACAAATGTACAGTTTGTACCGCCACCTTTGGTATGTACAAGCAATTCGAGAGTCACGTGTATTCAGCACACAGTGTGGTAGCCAAGCGTGTCATGGATAAAAGCAAGATTCCCCCGGCGAAACCCACCAATGACTCATTGCTCAAGCCACTCAAGATCAACGATGAAATTACAATCATACCACAGTCAGCTAAACCCGCCTCCGCTGCTAAACAAAAATAA
- the LOC123722927 gene encoding uncharacterized protein LOC123722927 — protein MTSAPVRSIANNNYIQRQGQNQNNVVKSFASTSKICSKKPNTTFMCIICNERHRIYDCPTFKAKGVDERMMDVTKYKLCVNCLRQGHPESECRMGPCRERGCTERHNSLLHRPSSSSSHLALIDEQDENEIIVNYSNHNTNEVLLSTAIIEVSNPVDHQKVKVRALLDCGSQSSFISESLKTRLSLKSRHIDTLKVIGVGNTSSMNVIESCNIQLKATNSNFSAMLSCFVLNELTGRLPKTPVDIKSIKLPENIQLADPMFYQPAPIDVLIGADLFWDILGNEQRSLGPNNPKLRSSQLGWIISGPINSAVSSNRIHYNHAIVSSSQNENIEQLVSKFWELEEVSKKSIISEDESACERHFLANTIRDEEGRFCVKLPLKESVDCLGDSYNLAKKRFINLEKRFKRNPNLKSEYTKFIREYAELGHLSVSNYNSSPVPPPAYYLCHHAVIRQESESTKLRVVFDGSASSTSGHFLIGRPLTAPPSQHLGDSKESTLQGYERLEKMQQHFWQRWQREYLSEMQQRTKWKSSTSKLDIGDMVLLADDNAPPLSWKLGRVLRLITGSDGIARVADITTNKGCVRRSLVRLCKLPTAEELQG, from the exons ATGACCAGTGCCCCTGTGCGTTCTAtagctaataataattatattcaaaggCAAGgtcaaaatcaaaacaatgtCGTAAAATCGTTTGCGAGCACCAGCAAAATTTGTAGCAAGAAGCCAAATACTACATTTATGTGTATTATTTGCAATGAGCGTCATAGGATATATGATTGTCCAACGTTTAAAGCGAAGGGGGTTGACGAGCGAATGATGGACGTGACGAAGTATAAACTGTGTGTTAATTGTTTAAGACAAGGTCACCCCGAAAGCGAGTGTCGCATGGGTCCATGCCGTGAACGCGGCTGCACCGAGCGGCACAATAGTCTGCTCCATCGCCCATCATCCTCCTCAAGCCACCTCGCTCTCATTGATGAACaagatgaaaatgaaattatcgTTAACTATTCTAATCACAATACAAATGAGGTGTTATTATCTACTGCTATCATTGAAGTATCGAATCCAGTTGATCATCAAAAGGTCAAAGTTCGTGCTCTTTTAGATTGCGGAAGCCAATCGTCATTTATATCTGAGTCCCTAAAGACCAGACTGTCATTAAAGTCTCGCCACATTGACACACTAAAGGTCATTGGTGTAGGCAATACTTCTTCAATGAATGTAATTGAAAGttgtaatattcaattaaaagcaACAAATAGTAATTTCAGTGCAATGTTATCGTGTTTTGTGTTAAATGAGCTCACCGGTCGTTTACCAAAGACGCCGGTTGACATCAAGTCAATTAAATTACCAGAAAATATTCAGTTGGCTGACCCCATGTTTTATCAGCCAGCTCCCATAGATGTACTAATAGGTGCTGATCTCTTCTGGGACATTCTAGGCAACGAACAACGTTCTCTAGGACCAAACAATCCTAAGTTAAGGAGTTCACAGTTAGGTTGGATAATCTCTGGCCCTATAAATTCAGCAGTATCTAGCAATAGGATACACTATAATCACGCCATTGTCTCTTCAtcacaaaatgaaaatatagaaCAGTTAGTTTCTAAGTTTTGGGAGTTAGAAGAAGTTTCGAAAAAGTCAATCATAAGTGAAGATGAAAGCGCGTGTGAAAGGCACTTTCTCGCTAATACCATTAGAGATGAAGAAGGTAGGTTTTGTGTCAAATTACCTTTGAAAGAATCAGTAGATTGTTTAGGTGATAGCTATAATCTTGCTAAAAaacgatttattaatttagaaaaacggTTCAAGCGTAATCCAAACCTTAAATCTGAATACACAAAATTCATAAGAGAATATGCAGAATTAGGGCATCTCTCTGTATCTAATTATAATAGTTCACCTGTCCCTCCCCCAGCGTACTACTTGTGTCATCATGCGGTCATACGTCAAGAGAGCGAGTCTACCAAGCTCCGCGTAGTATTCGACGGCTCAGCCTCTTCTACATCAG GACACTTCTTGATCGGGAGACCGTTAACTGCTCCACCGTCGCAACATCTGGGTGACTCTAAGGAAAGTACACTCCAAGGCTATGAACGCTTAGAAAAAATGCAGCAACACTTCTGGCAAAGATGGCAGCGTGAATATCTGTCTGAGATGCAGCAGAGAACAAAATGGAAAAGCAGTACATCAAAGCTGGACATAGGAGATATGGTACTCTTAGCAGATGACAATGCTCCTCCACTATCTTGGAAGCTCGGGAGAGTACTACGGCTCATCACGGGATCCGATGGAATAGCGAGAGTGGCAGACATCACCACTAATAAAGGCTGTGTGCGCCGATCTCTAGTAAGGCTGTGCAAGCTACCGACAGCCGAGGAACTTCAAGGTTGA